DNA from Canis lupus dingo isolate Sandy chromosome 27, ASM325472v2, whole genome shotgun sequence:
agaaagaacatgaacaggatgggggaaaggagagaggagcagagagacagagaaaagcagacaccttgctgaacagggagcctgaagcagagcTCAATCGCAGgacctgggtcatgacctgagctgaaggcagacttctactgagccacccaggtgccccattcaaTGATTCTAAACACAACCTAAAGCAGATTTTTAGTCATCTATAGCCTTCCTGCTCTGCGTATCCTGAAAAACTGCACTCAGGCCAGTTTTTGGAACTCTCTGACCCAGAGACTCCTTATCTTGATGCTGAGCGACATTATGACACATAAACCTTCTCTCCAGTCCTCTGGGAGTTCCTTtaccctccttcctttctcagtAGTGCccccacatacatacacacacacattttgtctTAGGAAAATCTCATGTTGTGAGGGACTTCTGAAAGGAAATCTGTCAAAGTGCGGCCCAAATACAACTTGTTGTGTCCTACTGCCACCTTGTGGTCATATCTTTTTCCTTGCTCTGCCCTGAAATCCCTTAACTACAGTGACATGGTATGATGTTCTAGAAAATACCATAGGGATAATTCTAGGGCTTAGGGCAGACCACTCCAAAATATGCCATGGagtatattattttgaattaaagttactgAAGAAACAGCCAGTGCAAGAAGAACACTCTGACCTTCTTTTGTCTCCAAAAACCGGGAAACAAATCTTACATGTGAAAGGTACCATCCCTGCACCAGGAGCTAGAAAGACATCCTTATCGTCAGAGATGGGGAATTCAGGGCCTAAGAAGACTATATAAACAAACCTTGttacttttaataatttactttccCAGCCTCAATTCTGTTTAGATTTCTGTTCAAAGCTCTCAAACATAagttttctttgtcttgtcaGTTCCTCACAAAGTTATTGTTTCTCTGTCTAAGAAGTATAAAAGCttgagactcctgggtggctcagtggttgagcacctgccttaagcccaggtcatgatcccagtccagggatcgagtcccatatcacatccctgtgaggagcccgcttctccctctacctatgtttctgcctctctctgtgtgtctctcatgaataaataaatgaaatcttttttttttttttaatgaaatctttttaaaaaaaagaagaagtataaAGCTGTCTGTCTTGGTCATATCTTATGTCCCATATCTTTGAGAACTGCATAcatgcaaatttaatttaattttctcctcttaatCTGTCTCCTGTTAATTTAATTCAGTGACCAGCCAGAAGAATCttgaagggtagaggaaaatTTTTCTTCCACAACAATAGCGTAGAACTAAAAGTggtttttggtgggggggggggggggtgttagattttatttatttatttatttattttagagagaaagcatgcaagaccagagggaggggcagtgggaggagatggagagaatctcaagcctaCTCCatactgaatgcagagcccaatgtagggcttgatctcatgaccctgagattatgaccttggctgaaaccatgagtcagatgcttatctaactgagccacccagacaccccagaccTAGAAGTGTTCATGCATccaaaaaagtttgagaaatgcaACATACCACTATAATGAATGTGATACAGGAAAggttggttcttgtctcacagagtcaaagaatgaatctggtggacaacagagagtgagtaaagagatagaagtttattaaacagagatacagagaaagctctcagaagtgagaggggtcttGACAGGGATGACACTAAGGGCTTTTTGATTGGCCTTTTATGAGAACTGACTGGGAAACTTGTGGCCTTGAGACTCTTGTGCTGTTTTGGTTTGAGTTAGAACAgatgataacatctttaatggcttacttcttctttggggtctgatTATTCTTTGTTGGCCATATATGACCGTCATAAAAAGACACCCTCCCCatccacacctagggcagggtggtctggttgCCAACATTTTGGgtatttctgtgagcctgattccgtggccccctacctagccctagcctagccctgtttgtccctaactcaaaTGTTAATTTATCAAAGGCTCTGAGAAATTATAGCTAAGAAACTTGTTTAACTGTCTTTATGCAAGCATTTCCCAAAATTTTTTTAGCATAGAACACTTTTATGGACCTCAATTTGCCCTTACGTATAATTATCAATTATAAAATTGGGAAATTTGATAATAATGCAAAAGAATTCATACACCATGGCTTTATTAATAAAGGCTCATAAAGAGAAAAGCAGTTGAAGTTTTTCAACTACCCAGATCATTTCTACTCTTCCCTTGTATATTATTGCTAccattaatgaatgaaaataaaatggggtaatatattcaccttttattttaatttttatttatttttttccaaagaaaataaatggttttttatttattagagtccCCCTCCCCTTACCTAGGCTggtaaatgaaagtttttttttctttcttgataacTTATATGACATTTTTCCTCATGCTTATATAGTTTTGTGGTTGTTTGTATATGACGATGTAAAACAATATGATTTATTATCcgtgaaaatatatgtatataagtatgtTCAATTATAATGTTATCCTCAAAGCAATCTGACCCCCAAATTGACAGTGTCACCATCATTTCTCCTCAAATTCCTTAAATTAATAGATTTATCTTCTCTACCATAATTCTGTGtacttttttaagtttcttaaccTTAAAAGTCAGACTATAAACAAAACTCGACATTATAAATCAGGTCTTAAACTGTTAGAAACACTCTGACttggagcagcccgggtggctcagagatttggcgcctgccttgggcccagggcgtgatcctggagaccggggatccgaGTCATGCGTTGGGcgccctgcacggagtctgcttctctctctctgcctctcgctctctgcctgtgtctctgcctctctctgtgtgtctctcatgaataaataaatataatctttaaaataaataaataaaataaaatactataaattataatttttagaaagaaagccaCAGGCCCAAGGTAGAGTCATTTGCCACAGTACAGCAAACTAAGACTTAATTGCAGTTTCAGCTTTTCCAGAAGTAAAATTTTGAGCCAATCAATGTAAAACTTTCTGGTCAGCACCAATGAGATAATCTGTCACGTGAGCCCTCTTCATCCCCCTCAAAGAAGGGTGAGGTAATCCACTTCATAGGACCCTTTGTCTCTCCTCCTGTGAGAAGGTGAGCTCACTGAAGCCaatccctatttttcttttgataacaaCTTCTTGCCCTActctccttcctataaaaaccctCTATTTTGTACAAGTTGCTAGAGCTactctctacttgctagatgggatgctgatTCATGAGTTGTTTAATAAAACCAGTAATTCACTTGTTCTTTAACATAATGTACTTTTTATAGATGTTATGGAAGCAGGAAAATAATCTTACAagttattaaattctttttaattcaattatgtCTGCAGTGGTAATCAGTAAGTTCAACCCACTCACCTTTACTAATCTACTACAACAGACATGCATTTCAGTTTCTCATAATTCTCTAAACATGTTCCAGAGTGTTTGCAGGCATGGAGGTTTAGATTTTAGAAGGACAATAAAGCAATAAGACAGCACTAAATTAATTTATGTCTTACActgaaaggcaggaaaaaaacaggaaatctgCCACTTGTGATTGAACTGACCCAAATTTTAGTAACACGTGAGGATTTGTTTCAGCCTGATTACTATACAAGAGGTTTTTTACTTAGATTCCTAGATCGCAAATATGTCAAGATTTACCACATAGAGCccaaaacaaaaagtattttaagaccCAAGTGGTTTCCTTCAGTTTCCTTTAAGTAAAGTTGATTCCTTGCTTAAAGGACAACTTttttgggatccttgggtggcgcagtggtttagcgcctgcctttggcccagggcaaagtcccaggatcaagtcccgcatcgggctcccgacatggagcctgcttctccctctgcctgtgtctctgcctccctctctctctctctctctctttctgtgtgtgtgtgtgactatcataagtaaataaaatttttttaaaaaggacaactctttcattattttatattttaattttttctaaatcctGTATTATTGTTTCCtcatcattatttattcattaccgATACTGTGCCACAGAATTTCATTATTCCAGACACTGTAATGAAGCATTATAGCCTTGACCATTATTTGTAAAAATCTGCCAGCCTTAcctttttcattgtatattctaCAAAAATATCTAAATTACATTTTCCTTGATCAATtgaaaaatctaatttatatttcccacagtttcttctttttcttggtgcTCTAAATCTCCTGCCATACATCTCTTTCAAAAGGTGGTCTCCATCTATATTAATCATATATTTTGAGAGATAGTAAAATCTCCCAGAGACTTCATCTACACAACACCCTTGTTTTAAGGATAAGGGAACAGAGAATGAGCTTAAGTGGAAATACTTGATAGTAGAACTGGAAATAAAAACCTTAAGTGACCTTATCTACAATCTCTAATTCTTTCCCTAGTGGAACAATTTCCTGAGTCATTGATGTCCAGTGGCTTAACTATTACtagaaaagggagggaaaaaggagcGTGACATCAAGCAACAGCGGTGTGATTCGTATTGATGATGTTTTGAGTCTTTTTCAATCTTGAGAATCTGTGTTTGGAAGGGTGCCacaatatgccaccccaaaatatgctttCTTCAGGATAAGGACTTTTTTGACctgattatttttgagaaacagcAGACACTAGAGGAGTTCTGAATATGGagaagttacccttttgtaagagaaatttgcatttataaagaaaaatctccatttgtaagtaTCTCCCTCTATATACTAGGAATAAATGGGTGCCTCTAAATCACAAGAGAATCTTATCAATGGCGAAGACACCAACATAAATCTATATAGTAAACCTTACCTTTTACTTTTTACTGTGCTATGTCTAGTTGTCTAGTAACCTCCTGTAATTGGCCTTCCCACCCCTACCCACCCCAatatctttcttttgtctttagccgAAGATGGTACTTAAGGTTGTAGCTAGGGCCATCTCTGAGTGTTTCTCATTTTCCCTGGGTATCTCTCATGCATATATGAGGTATACATATTGATaaggtgtttgtttttctctgattaatCTATCTTTTATTACAGGGTggtctcagccaagaactcaAAGAtagaagggaaattatttttcttctcctacaGTTTCTACATTGTTCTGGCAAGGGATCACCAAATCCTTAGAGAACCCAACCCACAGTTTCTCTTTGGAGCATTGATTATTCCTACTACTGAAACTCAGTCCTAACTACTCAGCATTTTCTCAGGAAAAGGGTGCCTGACAAGACTTTGAGTAATGTAATACTGCCACCTAGCAGTATTacattacagaattttaaaattacataaaaatatactgtatggaaaaatatatatatactgtatggTTTATTGGAGGGAAAAATATCATCCAATTCATGTGCAATAATAGATTTCTACAGAAGGATGACACAAGTAAAGTtggaaacaaatatgtatttgtaatGTTTGATAACATGTTCATAATtagtaaaaatgtcaaaataatcctaaaaacaccaattaaaatgaaattgggggcagcccgggtggctcagcggtttagcaccaccttcggcccagggccaaagatcctggagacctgggatcgagtcccacatcgggctccctgcatggagcctgcttctccctctgcctgtgtctcttcctctctctctctctctctcatgaataaataaataaaatattaaaaaaataaaaaaattaaataaaatgaaattgggaAGTATAAATTTCCAAttgtattcttctttttaaaattgtattagttCTGGATCCCTAGAATCCCACATACATATTAGGATCATCTtgtcaatttctgaaaaaaagagagagacaactGGGATTCTGAGAGAGATTGAATTGCATCTGCAATCAATTTAGGGAATATTGCCATATTAATATTATCTTCTGACCTATGAACacagatgtctttccatttctttagatcttgaatttctttcaacaatgctTAATAGTTCTCAGACTAAGTTTTCCagttcttttattaaatatatccctaagtattttattatttttgatggtaACATAAAcataattcttttcttaatttcatttttggatttttcattgctagtgtataaaTACgtttgacttttgtatattgattgTGTACTGTGAAGCCTTGTTGAACTCATTTATTCTAATCTTCTAGTGGATCCGTTGGAACATTATATATACAgacattttatatgtatgtgcaaatacagatagttttacttctttctaacatgaatgccttttatctcttttccttccctaatTTCCTTGGCTGGAACTTCCAATGCAATGTTGAATAGAAGGGGAAAAagcgggggcgcctgggtggctcagcaagttTAGCGGCTGCCattggcttgggttatgatcccagggtcctgggattgagccctgaatcagaCTTTCTGCTCAGGGTGGAATCTCTTTCTAGTGCTCTCACACTTGctctttcataaataataaataaataaataaataaataaataaataaataaataaataaatcattaaaatgaaaagaaaagatgaaagagcaGACATTCTTGCCTTATTTCTCATCCTAGGGGGAAAACATTAATCTTTCAATATTAAGTATAATCTTAAAACTTTAGTTCTTTCATAGATACTCTTATTAAGTTGAGGAACTTCCCTTCTACTCCTCGTTTGCTGAATGTTTTAATCATGagtattgtcaaatgctttttctgtgtctattgagatgattatgtggtttttgtcctttattctattgATATGGTATATGTCataggcagaataatgcccccACCCAAAAGTGTTTAGAACCTGAATATGTTATATAGGATTGCATATGGAACTAAAGTTGCTAATCAGTTGACCTTAAAacagggagattatcctgaattatccaggtgggcccagggTAATCataagggtcttttttttttttttaagattttatttatttattcatgagagacacaggaagagaggcagagacacaggcagagggaggagaagtaggctccatgcaaggagcccgatgtgggactccatcctgggaattagggatcaggccctgagtcaaaggcagatgcttaaccactgagccacccacgggtcCCCATGAGGGTCTTTATAAGGGAAGGAGGCAGGCAAAAGGAAAATCCTAGAGAAGGCAGTCTGAGAAGGACTCTAGCTACTGTTGTTCATTTTGAACGTGGAGGAATGCCAGGAATGTGGTAGCCTCTAGAAGCTGCAAAAGTCAGGGAGGTGAATTCTCTTCCTTGAGCCTCCAAAAAGGAATGCTGATTTATTTTAGCCCAATGAGACCTAATTTGGAATTCTGACCTCcaaactatataataataaatttgtgttgctttaagccaatAAGGCTGTAGTAATTTATTAAAGTAGGCAATGGGAAAGAAATACagtgtattacattaattgattttcagatgttaaaccaacctttcattcctgggataaatctcaGTTGATCATGGCATAGGAGCTTTTCTATATGTTGCTAGATTTGACTTGCTAATgtattgttgaggatttttgagTACATATTCCTAAGAGATACTGGTCTGTTGCTTTGTATGTGTATGACGTCTTTATTTGGCTTTAGCATCAGGGTAATACttgtctcatagaatgagttaggaagtactCCCCATATCTGCTATTAGTAAAGCCATTCTAGCTTTGTTATAGTTACGGTTTTCATGATATATCTTTGtgcttttactttcaacctaatTGAAACCTCTCTTTGatttagaaatcaaaaaaaaaattgaaatcctaTATAATGGATTTCTTCTATAATAAAGGATATATTATCACAAAACTACATTTGTTCTCTTATGAGCTGTTTTTGAAAATTAGTTGTTGATgtaaacctttgtttttttaattgtaattacTTCTCATTTCCATACATTCTGTTTCTCTTGCTTGCACTGCGTCTTGGTATTTGgcttatttttgtttagtttaaaacaaaatttaggaaCCATATGTAGGgcccacttttttttctattggtttgTGAAATCCATAACTAACAACCACTAAACTAGAAAATTTCCAAGACTGGTTTGGAGCTCTGATGTCTATGCAACATAGGCTGTATCTATTAAAAAAGCTTGGTAAACTTATGAATAATTTGTAAAGTAGTAacattttattggtatttttgctttaattcatGTTCTTAAAAGACATTATAAAATTGACTTTGCAAAAGAAATgtaaaccagggcagccccggtggctcagtggtttagcgccaccttcagcccgggttatgatcctggagacctgggatcgagtcccatgtcgggctccctgcatggagcctgcttctccctctgcctgtgtctctgcctctctctctctctctctctctctctctctctggtctctcatgaataaataaataaaatcttaaaaaaaaaagaattaaaaaaaatgtaaaccataTTAAAATCACTACTATACATTGTGAATAACAGAGAATCTAAATGCCCTAATTATTAAAGTATATTGAATTCATATAAgttatctattaaaaaatcatGCTTTATAATACTATTGCACGATGTGGAAGATGTTTACCTACAGGTCAGATTACCCTCTTCTAGTAACTGCTCCTTCCCCTAACCATTTTGGGCAAGTTGTATCTTACCACCCCTATAGGCTTTTTTTAATCCTGCTCACTCCTTTGTAAATAATTGCTTTGTTAAACTCTGTTCAAGCTCTTCATGTTAGTGTGTCTGTTGcttcccagaaccctgagaaagTTTATTTACAGGTTAATGGTGAAATTATACCTTTACTCTCTAGTTGATGAAATTAAGACAAAATTACAGAGAAAACAATGAATGCCTATTTTTTTACAAGTATTACTATGGTATGCGCACAGCAGCTAATAAGGAGGGTTACCACTAATTGTTTTTAGTTGTATGTGATTCTTTATATATCATCCCCTTTAATCTTTTCAACAACTCTATGAGATATAGTAATCGTCATTCCTACTTTATACCTGAAGACGTATTAAGTATCTTTGATTATTGCGGATTAACAGACtgtcattgttttcttctgtagATCATTCACGAGAAGTCCTGGAGCAATTAGTAGGCCCAAACAAACTAAAGCAAGTGACGTGGACTGTTTATTGATGCTTATTGAAGCTTATCAAAGCAATGATCTTCATACTACATTCCCAGGAAACAATGGTTTTAAGAGATTGGCTTTCCAATAATGTGGTTTTTGCTTTGAAGTTAACAGactcttaaacattttaatagcGCATTATCCTGTTTGTTTGCGGAGTCATTGTTTTTGACGTGGTAAGCCTAGCATGCCCGCTAaagtattggggggggggggtgggcagggactaTTGTGTTTGTTCCTTAAATAACGAACTTTTAAATTACCGGTTTTCCCTGAAGATTTCCTTCTCCTACCTACATATTTGAGCTGTTGTAAGAGAAATTTACCGTTATGAATAACCATTAGGCAAATTCTCTCTAAAAGCATAATTATCTTCCTTGCTATTTTCTGGCCCCTACCTTCCATAAGCATTTAAATGTTCATTGGCCAAAAGCAAAGCTGAACATCAGGCCCGTAAATCCTCacagaatttattatttcaattaaaaaataataataaaataaaatataatagtttaATGTCATAAACCCACATCATCCACCTTAACCGTTCTGAGAGGCCTTTGCCCAGATACTTATTTGATTTCTATGGCTACTTTTCCCAAATAGTTGCTATTCACCTAtgaaatttcttccttaaatactgCATTCAGGAACATGTAAGAATGAGTAAATACAAAATATCATTGgacagtccgggtggctcagcagtttggcgccgcctttagcccagggcatgatcctggagacccaggattgagtcccacatcgaatcccacatcaggttcctttcatggaacctgcttttccctctgcctgtgtctctgcctgtctctctcatgaataaataaataaaatttaaaaagaaaaatacatggggcagccctagtggctcagtggtttagcgccacctttggcccagggcctgatcctggagaccagggatggagtcccacattgggctccctgcatggagcctgcttctccctctgcctatgtctctgcctctctctctctctgtcattttcataaataaataaataaataaataaataaataaataaataaataaataaataaataaaaatagggacgcctgggtggctccttggttgagcatctgcctttggctcagagcataagcccagggtcctgggatcggtcctgcatcaggctcccaaagggagcctgcttctccctctgcctgggtctctgcctctctccctgtgtttctcatgagtaaataaacaaacaaacaaacaaataaataacagagaagaaaagaaaagagtgaaacaccaaaaaacaaacaaggaactAGGGCAACAAATAGGAAACAGTTATAAATATGGTAGAAATTAATCCAGCTATATCAATAACCACTTTAAACATGAATGGTCTTAATACAAACCTGGTTGTTAAACTATGAAGTCATTCAAGGCTCACCATTATATCCAtgggagattttaaaataagtaacacTTGGATTATCTCAAAGACCTTCTTGTGCCCTCCTGAAAAGTCATTAAGTTAACAGAAATAGATATTTAAACTTAAATCTTCTCTTTGTTCCATCAAGTTGATTTCCACAGTGCTCCagaatataattttctctttatcttgctGAGAAGGGCAATAACCAACAGAGTACTCTGAATTTTCAAAGGACGTGGTCAACAAAACCCTTTCCTCTCAAATATCACCAGTGTAGCCtgtaatttctattaattttaacCCAAAGCTGAATCAAAATTCAGAGCTGATAACGTTTAAGACCCAGTAGACCAATGGGAATTAGATGCACAAGAGTTGTTTCCCTGGACTGGAATAAACTCTGGCTTCCAAGTTCAAGAATCACAAGATCCTCTGCAGCCTCAGCTCTAAAACTCCCATCCAATTATCCTCTTTTCCTATCTAAGCAACAACTTGCTCTTCACTGTTTTCTCCACATTTCTGCTATATCTGTAACTGTGATCACATCTCCCTGGTACCCAAATCCCAGTGGTGTGCATGCATTATTAGAAAGTTTATATATGATGCACATGTTGTAAACCATTCCTATGCAGTGTGTAAGAACATGAGAGGACATTAGCAAggctgcattttatatttttctcccaacACATATAATGCTCGTATTCAGTTTTAAATTAGAGATTAGAAAATTTACAGTACATAATTAGTACAAAATCATAAGTAAGACCCAAAGGTAAAACCTAAGTCTCTCTCTCACCCCAGTCTACCAGCTACTCTGTACCCTCCCAAAAGGCAACCACTGTTCAgttacttatttatcttttcaggGACATTCTATGTATGTTGCAAGCAActcatgtattttatatgtatattcatatgtagctatatatgtatatctttccTATACAAATAGCAGGGTCCTATACCTATTCTTCACATTCTCATTTATGTCCTAGAGTTTTTATTGATATAGAAGATCCTGACAAGTTGGTACATGTCGAGATAGCATAACCAATTTCTAGCTAACCTTGGTGAGCCATAAAGAGGCATGAATCATAAGGTAACAGTATATAGGATattctaaaatctttatttttatccagGACTGCCAGTTGAGGTCCTATTATGTACTAAATACTGTATGAGGCAATTTGATGCCTCTTTGATCTTTACAGGTAACTTTTTTGACATACagtattcttctatattttttattgtatccaATTCAAAGATACAACCTACAGTTGTCCTCAACTACTGAAACAGACTTCGCTACACTTTCTCATTCCTCTCCACTACTTGAATCACATGTTGCTACCATTTCGGTATTGTCCTCTAGGATCTATTCCTACAGCAGTAAAACTAGAAAACTGCAGACAGAGATTTGTATATTTGATGTAATGCAGAACAAAATTACATGACAAAGGCTGACAAAACTTTAAGACTTCATATTTTAGAAACAAGATTTGCCATTTTACAAGAACTACATGCTTTAAACTGGAGAGTCTTTTAGGGTTAAACCCAAACATAATATATTCATACTTGGAAGCACTTGGATAACTCAAGGCTGAAAATCCCATACTGTGCTTGTTGTCAATCCATTGTTTTCCCTCCTAGTGGGCTCTGGAAGTGAATATTCTATCAGTTTGTGTAGCTGATGTTGAATGCTATGTCCACTGAATTGGGGTCGTCCAGGGTCACCAATCAGTACTCGAGTTCTGTGGGTCCAAAAGCAATTCTTCAGCCATTGATGAAGACTGTCTGCAAGGTCCTCATCATAAAACATATCTCCAAGCACAACAAGGTCCCACTTATCTTGTTCCAAATCCAAAATGTTTTTGGTTAAAATGGGAAAAGGATTCAGTTGGTTCAATTCACAATTCAGTCTGATAGCCATTCCTGCaactttaaaaagcatataatgaATTGGTATATGCTAGGCAGTTTTAATCCCCTATTAAGTAATTTAGAAAATCtcctaataatatttttttcccttttgttgaaAGTGGTTTTTTAGGTAAAGAAGTTTCTACCAATACAAACTATTTACTACAATTTTCAAATGCATGAGTGGAcatcctgaaaacaaaacaaacaatacaaaacaCCTAGAAACGTGGAGGCTTTCAGGAACATTTGCTGATCTAATAACCAAGAGGTTTGGTTTGTTATAGCTGTCCAGGAGACAGGGAATCAAGCCTTGAGCTTGAGCAATGTGGCAAGTTAGAActgagacccctgggtggctcagtctattaagcatcaaCCATCAGACTCTTGATATCGGcgcagatcatgatctcagagttgtgagatcaagccctgtgtcaagctcatgcactgggcgtggagcctgctcaagattctgtctctcctcttccccaaccccttt
Protein-coding regions in this window:
- the ETFBKMT gene encoding electron transfer flavoprotein beta subunit lysine methyltransferase isoform X2 — encoded protein: MPGKTLKGEGLASPRAHSPAWEGQKDCACAFKADSRSRREITWSRTRLELPPFNPSSLLNKERRYLLDNPDVVRGKSVLDLGSGCGATAIAAKMSGASRILANDIDPIAGMAIRLNCELNQLNPFPILTKNILDLEQDKWDLVVLGDMFYDEDLADSLHQWLKNCFWTHRTRVLIGDPGRPQFSGHSIQHQLHKLIEYSLPEPTRRENNGLTTSTVWDFQP